From Planococcus halocryophilus, the proteins below share one genomic window:
- a CDS encoding DUF2529 family protein, which translates to MDLFTIQLTRLFEHLSEEHEAIDSIAAVLAQATIAEGTIFIAAFGDMKAVTAVALHSDEPLQNAAEWSPASIVTSIDRVFILTPNSEASELAGRLSDASIPFALVAPPSKDSEFAEAFLPLTSVETSLVQDDGKAALVPHALAGLYVYYAVKLRIDKLLAE; encoded by the coding sequence ATGGATTTATTCACAATTCAATTGACTCGCTTGTTCGAGCATCTTTCAGAAGAACATGAAGCAATCGACAGCATCGCTGCTGTATTAGCGCAAGCTACTATCGCAGAAGGCACAATTTTCATCGCTGCTTTCGGTGACATGAAGGCTGTGACAGCTGTTGCATTGCATAGCGATGAACCTTTGCAAAATGCGGCTGAATGGTCGCCAGCAAGCATTGTTACGAGTATCGATCGCGTCTTCATTTTGACACCTAATAGCGAAGCTTCAGAACTTGCCGGTCGGTTGTCGGATGCTAGCATCCCTTTTGCGCTTGTTGCACCACCTTCAAAAGACAGTGAATTCGCCGAGGCTTTCCTCCCCTTAACTAGTGTAGAAACTTCCCTTGTACAGGACGACGGCAAAGCTGCGTTAGTTCCGCATGCCTTAGCTGGGCTTTATGTTTATTATGCCGTTAAATTGCGCATTGATAAACTACTAGCAGAATAA
- a CDS encoding CTP synthase gives MTKYIFVTGGVVSSLGKGIIAASLGRLLKNRGLNVTIQKFDPYINIDPGTMSPYQHGEVFVTNDGAETDLDLGHYERFIDINLNKYSNVTTGKVYSTVIQKERRGDYLGGTVQVIPHITNEIKDRLLRAAKTANADVVITEIGGTVGDIESLPFLEAIRQMKSDLGREEVMYVHCTLIPYLGAAKEMKTKPTQHSVKELRSLGIQPNLIVVRTEHPVPQDMKDKIALFCDIKSEEVIESRDVDVIYEMPLRLQEQHMDQIVLDHFGIEAPEADMTDWKALVEKVQSLKKSVRIGLVGKYVELQDAYISVVEALKHAGFAFDSEIEVDWINAEHVTAENVAEKLKDCDGILVPGGFGDRGVEGKIAATQYARENNVPFFGICLGMQLASVEFARNIMNLEGAHSSELNAKTAYPVIDLLPEQQDIEDLGGTLRLGLYPAKLEKGSRAHEAYGEELVYERHRHRYEFNNEYREAFENAGFKFTGTSPDGRLVEIIEVTDHPWFVACQFHPEFISRPNRPQPLFRDFVKAAIANK, from the coding sequence ATGACGAAGTATATATTTGTAACCGGTGGCGTTGTATCATCGCTCGGAAAAGGAATTATAGCGGCATCATTAGGCCGTTTATTAAAAAACAGAGGATTGAATGTAACAATTCAAAAATTCGATCCGTACATCAATATTGATCCAGGAACCATGAGTCCATATCAGCACGGGGAAGTTTTTGTGACGAACGACGGAGCAGAAACGGATTTGGATCTTGGTCATTACGAGCGCTTTATCGACATCAATTTAAATAAATACTCGAATGTGACAACAGGGAAAGTGTATTCCACTGTAATTCAAAAAGAACGTCGCGGCGATTACTTGGGCGGAACAGTTCAAGTCATTCCGCATATCACGAATGAGATTAAAGACCGCTTGTTGCGTGCTGCGAAAACTGCAAATGCCGATGTTGTTATCACTGAAATTGGTGGAACAGTTGGCGATATCGAATCACTGCCATTCTTAGAAGCGATTCGTCAAATGAAATCAGACCTTGGCCGTGAAGAAGTAATGTACGTTCACTGTACGTTAATCCCTTACCTTGGTGCAGCGAAAGAAATGAAGACAAAACCAACTCAGCATAGCGTAAAAGAGCTTCGTAGCCTTGGGATTCAGCCAAACCTAATTGTTGTGCGCACAGAACACCCAGTGCCACAAGACATGAAAGATAAAATTGCGTTGTTCTGCGATATCAAATCAGAAGAAGTTATCGAATCACGCGATGTTGACGTGATTTACGAAATGCCTCTTCGTTTGCAAGAGCAGCATATGGATCAAATCGTTTTAGATCATTTCGGAATCGAAGCACCAGAAGCAGACATGACGGATTGGAAAGCACTTGTTGAGAAAGTACAATCTCTTAAAAAGAGCGTTCGTATCGGCCTAGTTGGTAAATACGTTGAGCTTCAAGATGCTTATATTTCTGTCGTAGAAGCGTTAAAGCATGCCGGCTTTGCATTCGATTCTGAAATCGAAGTGGATTGGATTAATGCTGAACACGTAACTGCTGAAAATGTTGCAGAAAAACTAAAAGATTGCGATGGCATCTTGGTTCCTGGTGGATTTGGAGATCGGGGTGTTGAAGGGAAAATTGCGGCAACTCAGTATGCACGCGAAAACAATGTACCGTTCTTCGGTATTTGCTTAGGCATGCAATTGGCATCTGTTGAATTTGCTCGCAACATTATGAACTTAGAAGGCGCACATTCTTCTGAATTGAACGCAAAAACTGCTTACCCAGTTATCGATTTACTACCTGAACAACAAGACATCGAAGATTTAGGCGGTACACTTCGTCTTGGATTGTACCCTGCGAAACTTGAAAAAGGTTCAAGAGCGCACGAAGCCTATGGCGAAGAGTTAGTATATGAAAGACACCGTCACCGTTATGAATTCAACAACGAATACCGTGAAGCTTTCGAAAACGCTGGATTCAAATTTACAGGCACGAGCCCAGATGGTCGTCTAGTGGAAATTATTGAAGTGACTGACCATCCTTGGTTTGTGGCTTGTCAATTCCACCCAGAGTTTATCTCACGTCCAAATCGTCCGCAGCCATTGTTCCGTGACTTTGTTAAAGCGGCTATCGCTAACAAATAA
- a CDS encoding TetR/AcrR family transcriptional regulator: MNIKREIESSVKDESLIEKRREQMIRGAVTLFKEKGFHRTTTREIAKAAGFSIGTLYEYIRTKEDVLYLVCDSIYDEVHSRLDRLDIEKGSISVLVSAIEHYYTLIDEMQDEFVVMYQESKSLPKDALNYVLNKELQMMAIFERLLTQCVENGEIQMTPKEVVMAAHHLFVQGQMWAFRRWALDDFTIQEFIDMQTKFLLQGMAGENISIQGAKS; this comes from the coding sequence ATGAACATAAAGCGTGAGATTGAGTCTTCCGTTAAAGATGAAAGCTTAATAGAAAAGCGCCGCGAACAAATGATTCGCGGCGCTGTCACGCTATTTAAAGAAAAAGGCTTTCACCGGACGACAACACGAGAAATTGCAAAAGCAGCAGGCTTTAGCATCGGAACTTTATACGAATACATTCGGACAAAAGAAGATGTGCTATATCTTGTTTGTGACTCGATTTATGACGAAGTGCATAGTCGGCTCGACCGATTGGATATTGAAAAAGGGTCGATTAGTGTTTTGGTATCAGCAATCGAACATTATTATACATTAATCGATGAGATGCAGGATGAATTTGTGGTCATGTACCAGGAATCCAAATCATTGCCAAAAGACGCATTAAATTATGTGTTAAATAAAGAACTCCAAATGATGGCGATTTTCGAACGCTTACTGACACAATGTGTCGAAAACGGAGAAATTCAAATGACACCAAAAGAAGTGGTCATGGCTGCCCATCATTTATTTGTACAAGGGCAAATGTGGGCTTTCAGACGGTGGGCATTAGACGATTTCACCATTCAGGAATTTATCGATATGCAAACTAAATTTCTTTTGCAGGGGATGGCAGGAGAAAATATCTCAATACAGGGGGCTAAATCATAA
- a CDS encoding response regulator gives MKTVLIVDDQPGIRLLLKEVFTKEGYQTVTAGSGLEAIEKVQESPPDLVLLDMKIPGMDGIEILKRLKNNNPSIHVMMMTAYGELDLIRESINWGAEHYFTKPFDVFEVRDAVKQLLDQ, from the coding sequence TTGAAAACGGTTTTAATAGTAGATGATCAACCAGGAATCCGGCTGTTGTTAAAAGAAGTCTTCACCAAAGAAGGTTACCAAACGGTAACGGCTGGAAGTGGTTTAGAGGCGATTGAAAAAGTTCAGGAATCCCCACCAGACCTTGTTTTATTAGATATGAAAATTCCAGGGATGGATGGTATCGAAATCTTGAAACGCTTGAAAAACAACAACCCTAGCATTCATGTAATGATGATGACTGCATACGGAGAACTTGACCTGATTAGAGAGTCCATTAATTGGGGGGCAGAGCATTATTTTACTAAGCCTTTTGATGTCTTTGAAGTTCGCGATGCTGTTAAGCAATTATTAGATCAGTAA
- the icmF gene encoding fused isobutyryl-CoA mutase/GTPase IcmF: MAIIQETKTYQPKNHIRFVTASSLFDGHDASINIMRRILQASGAEVIHLGHNRSVEEVVNAAIQEDVQGICISSYQGGHMEYFKYMYDLLKEKGASHIRIYGGGGGVILPREIKELEAYGVAGIFSPEDGRKKGLQGMITEIVEECDFSTVKENQSFENLTTEEPVVLANAITAAEEAHTRDTDTTELLKTVREKTKNTPILGITGTGGAGKSSLTDELIRRFLSELPDKKIAILSIDPTKQKTGGALLGDRIRMNAIFNKRVFMRSLATRGSRSELSGAIGDVLDVVKSADFDLIVVETSGIGQGDAEIANFSDVSMYVMTSEFGAPSQLEKIDMIDYADLICINKFERSGSQDALRQVQKQYQRSRLLWDKELDDMPVYGTIASQFNDKGTNSLFAALVGKVNEKCGTDWETDYDIFVKTQKENLIIPNERRYYLRELTDTVRGYHAKTKEQAAFARRLFQLEGAIEAVKEKAPDDALVASLESIAEGVRDELTAESKRILNNWDALKEMYAGDEFVTTVRDKEIRTILRTESLSGIKVPRVVLPKFVDYGEILSWVYLENAPGSFPYTAGVFPFKRAGEDPKRQFAGEGTPERTNRRFHYLSKDDDAKRLSTAFDSVTLYGEDPDHRPDIYGKVGESGVSICTLDDMKKLYEGFDLCAPTTSVSMTINGPAPIILAMFMNTAIDQQVKLNEEKLGRTLTVVEFTEVREGTLQVVRGTVQADILKEDQGQNTCIFSTEFALRMMGDIQQYFIDHKVRNYYSVSISGYHIAEAGANPISQLAFTLSNGFTYVEYYLSRGMNIDDFAPNLSFFFSNGLDPEYTVIGRVARRIWAVVMRDKYGANERSQKLKYHVQTSGRSLHAQEIDFNDIRTTLQALMALQDNCNSLHTNAYDEAITTPTEESVRRAMAIQMIITKEHGLSKNENPLQGAFIIEEMTQLVEEAVLTEFDRINDRGGVLGAMETQYQRGKIQEESMHYEMKKHTGELPIIGVNTYLNPNPQSDDDINAMEIARATTEEKETQISNLRAFQERNDSTEALNRLKQVAKTGGNIFEELMETVKVASLGQITTALYEVGGQYRRNM; the protein is encoded by the coding sequence ATGGCGATCATTCAAGAAACAAAAACCTATCAGCCAAAAAACCATATCCGTTTTGTTACAGCTTCCAGCTTGTTTGACGGGCACGACGCATCGATCAACATTATGCGCCGTATTTTACAAGCAAGCGGTGCCGAAGTGATTCACTTAGGCCATAACCGTTCGGTTGAAGAAGTGGTCAATGCAGCGATTCAAGAAGATGTTCAAGGGATTTGTATTTCTTCTTATCAAGGCGGCCACATGGAATACTTCAAGTATATGTACGATTTACTCAAGGAAAAAGGCGCTTCGCATATCCGCATTTATGGCGGAGGCGGAGGCGTTATTTTGCCTCGTGAAATTAAAGAACTTGAAGCATATGGAGTTGCGGGTATTTTTTCACCTGAAGATGGTCGTAAAAAAGGCTTGCAAGGCATGATCACGGAAATCGTGGAAGAATGTGATTTTTCAACAGTTAAAGAAAATCAGTCTTTTGAAAACTTAACAACGGAAGAACCGGTTGTATTAGCAAATGCTATTACTGCGGCAGAAGAAGCGCATACTCGCGATACAGATACAACAGAATTGCTGAAAACCGTTCGTGAAAAAACGAAAAACACGCCGATTCTTGGAATTACCGGAACAGGCGGCGCTGGAAAAAGTTCGTTAACGGATGAATTGATTCGTCGTTTCTTATCTGAACTTCCAGATAAAAAAATTGCGATTTTATCAATCGATCCAACAAAACAAAAAACAGGCGGCGCACTTCTTGGTGACCGTATTCGTATGAATGCGATTTTCAACAAACGCGTCTTTATGAGAAGTCTTGCGACACGTGGGTCGCGTTCTGAGTTGTCAGGCGCAATCGGTGACGTTTTAGATGTCGTGAAATCGGCTGATTTTGACTTGATCGTTGTCGAAACAAGCGGAATTGGACAAGGCGATGCAGAAATTGCGAATTTCTCAGACGTTTCCATGTACGTTATGACGAGCGAATTTGGTGCTCCGTCACAACTTGAAAAAATCGATATGATCGATTACGCAGATTTAATTTGTATCAATAAATTCGAACGTAGTGGTTCACAAGACGCGCTTCGTCAAGTGCAAAAGCAGTACCAACGTAGCCGTTTACTGTGGGACAAAGAATTAGACGATATGCCAGTTTACGGCACAATCGCGAGTCAATTTAACGATAAAGGGACAAACTCGTTATTTGCAGCATTAGTAGGCAAAGTGAATGAAAAATGTGGAACGGATTGGGAAACGGATTACGATATATTCGTTAAAACACAAAAAGAAAACCTCATAATTCCAAACGAACGCCGCTATTATTTACGCGAGTTAACGGATACAGTTCGTGGCTATCATGCGAAAACAAAAGAGCAAGCAGCGTTTGCACGTCGTTTGTTCCAATTAGAAGGCGCAATCGAAGCCGTAAAAGAAAAAGCGCCGGATGATGCGTTAGTTGCTTCACTCGAATCGATTGCAGAAGGTGTTCGTGATGAACTAACAGCAGAATCAAAACGCATTCTAAACAATTGGGATGCCTTAAAAGAAATGTATGCTGGCGACGAATTCGTCACAACTGTACGTGACAAAGAAATTCGCACAATTTTACGTACGGAAAGCTTATCGGGCATTAAAGTGCCACGTGTAGTCTTGCCGAAATTCGTAGACTACGGCGAAATTTTGTCATGGGTTTATTTGGAGAACGCTCCAGGTTCATTCCCTTATACAGCTGGGGTATTCCCGTTCAAACGTGCAGGAGAAGATCCAAAGCGTCAATTTGCGGGTGAAGGTACGCCTGAACGCACAAACCGCCGATTCCATTACTTATCAAAAGATGACGATGCAAAACGTTTATCGACAGCATTTGACTCGGTAACGCTTTACGGCGAAGACCCGGATCACCGCCCGGATATTTACGGAAAAGTCGGCGAGTCAGGCGTATCGATTTGTACATTAGATGATATGAAGAAATTGTACGAAGGCTTTGATCTTTGTGCACCAACCACTTCTGTATCGATGACCATTAACGGACCGGCGCCAATTATTTTGGCGATGTTTATGAATACGGCAATTGACCAACAAGTAAAATTAAATGAAGAAAAACTAGGTCGCACGTTAACTGTGGTAGAATTTACAGAAGTTCGTGAAGGCACGCTACAAGTTGTTCGTGGAACAGTTCAAGCTGATATTTTAAAAGAAGACCAAGGGCAAAACACGTGTATCTTCTCGACTGAATTTGCATTGCGCATGATGGGCGACATTCAGCAATACTTTATCGACCATAAAGTACGCAACTATTACTCAGTATCGATTTCGGGTTACCATATTGCAGAAGCGGGTGCGAATCCGATTTCACAATTGGCGTTCACCCTGTCGAACGGTTTCACGTACGTGGAATATTATTTGAGCCGCGGTATGAACATCGATGACTTTGCACCAAACTTGTCATTCTTCTTCTCGAACGGACTAGATCCGGAGTATACGGTTATTGGACGTGTAGCACGTCGCATTTGGGCAGTCGTGATGCGCGATAAATACGGCGCGAACGAACGTAGCCAAAAACTGAAATACCATGTACAAACGTCAGGACGCAGCTTACACGCACAGGAAATCGATTTCAACGATATCCGGACAACGCTTCAAGCGTTAATGGCGCTACAGGACAACTGTAACTCGTTGCACACAAACGCTTATGATGAAGCCATCACAACGCCGACAGAAGAATCTGTTCGCCGTGCAATGGCCATTCAAATGATCATCACAAAAGAGCACGGTCTGTCGAAAAACGAGAACCCGCTACAAGGTGCGTTCATCATTGAAGAAATGACCCAATTGGTGGAAGAAGCGGTGCTAACTGAATTTGACCGTATCAACGACCGCGGAGGCGTCTTGGGCGCGATGGAAACACAATACCAGCGCGGCAAAATCCAAGAAGAGTCAATGCATTACGAAATGAAAAAACACACAGGCGAATTGCCAATTATCGGAGTCAACACTTACTTGAACCCGAATCCGCAATCTGACGACGACATTAACGCAATGGAAATCGCTCGCGCTACGACAGAAGAAAAAGAAACACAAATCAGCAACTTGCGCGCTTTCCAAGAACGCAACGATTCAACTGAGGCGCTAAATCGCTTAAAGCAAGTAGCGAAAACAGGCGGCAACATCTTTGAAGAATTGATGGAAACCGTAAAAGTCGCGAGTCTTGGCCAAATCACGACAGCTTTATATGAAGTTGGCGGACAATATAGACGTAATATGTAA
- the glpX gene encoding class II fructose-bisphosphatase, translated as MERSLSMELVRITEAAAIASSKWMGRGLKNEADDAATTAMRKVFDTIPMRGVVVIGEGEMDEAPMLYIGEELGTGNGPEVDVAVDPLEGTNIVAAGGWNALAVLAIADRGNLLNAPDMYMEKIAVGPESVGKIDINAPVIDNLRAVAKAKNKNIEEVVATLMDRPRHQDIIDQIRAAGARIKLISDGDVAGAINTAFDQTGVDILFGIGGAPEGVIAAVGLKCLGGEIQGKLLPQNEEEAQRCIDMGIDVSKVLMMDDLVKGDDAIFAATGVTDGELLKGVQLKGGFAESHTLVMRAKSGTIRFIEGRHSLDKKPNLVMND; from the coding sequence ATGGAACGAAGTCTATCGATGGAATTAGTACGGATCACCGAAGCGGCAGCAATTGCTTCTTCAAAATGGATGGGCCGTGGCTTGAAGAACGAAGCAGATGACGCAGCAACTACAGCTATGAGAAAAGTATTTGATACGATTCCAATGCGTGGAGTTGTCGTCATTGGTGAAGGTGAAATGGACGAGGCACCTATGCTTTATATCGGTGAAGAGTTAGGTACAGGTAATGGTCCAGAAGTGGATGTTGCCGTAGATCCTCTAGAAGGCACAAATATTGTCGCAGCGGGTGGATGGAATGCGTTAGCAGTTCTAGCAATCGCTGACCGCGGTAACCTTTTAAATGCACCTGATATGTATATGGAAAAAATCGCGGTTGGGCCGGAATCAGTAGGCAAAATCGATATTAATGCACCAGTCATTGATAACCTTCGTGCAGTGGCAAAAGCCAAAAATAAAAACATCGAAGAAGTTGTTGCTACATTGATGGATCGACCACGTCATCAAGACATCATCGATCAAATCCGTGCAGCAGGCGCTCGTATCAAACTAATTTCGGATGGCGATGTAGCTGGTGCGATTAATACAGCTTTTGACCAAACCGGAGTCGATATTTTATTCGGTATCGGTGGTGCACCTGAAGGCGTTATCGCTGCAGTTGGCTTGAAATGCCTCGGTGGTGAAATTCAAGGGAAACTTCTTCCTCAAAACGAAGAAGAAGCACAGCGTTGCATCGACATGGGCATTGACGTAAGCAAAGTCTTAATGATGGATGACCTTGTTAAAGGCGATGACGCTATTTTTGCAGCAACTGGTGTTACTGACGGCGAACTGCTAAAAGGCGTTCAGCTAAAAGGTGGTTTTGCAGAAAGCCATACATTGGTTATGCGTGCAAAATCAGGAACAATCCGCTTTATCGAAGGGCGTCACAGCCTAGATAAAAAGCCGAATCTTGTAATGAACGATTAA
- the rpoE gene encoding DNA-directed RNA polymerase subunit delta — protein sequence MKIRELSKEELIEESFVDLTYAMLEETHETKTYAELVAEIEKLLNLSKEDMKNRLVQFYTDLNIDGRFLILGENRWGLREWYPVEQIEEESAPTVKARKKKAKVADDEGFDDLDELALEDELEFEDFGEDDDDDDDDDEVVKSPIEVLDFDADDDKDEDDVLVEDLDGNIIDDEDDDEDEDDEEDDLK from the coding sequence ATGAAAATTCGTGAATTATCTAAAGAAGAACTTATAGAAGAGTCGTTTGTTGACTTGACATATGCAATGTTGGAAGAAACGCACGAAACAAAAACGTATGCAGAACTCGTTGCAGAAATTGAGAAATTATTGAACTTGTCTAAAGAGGATATGAAAAATCGTTTAGTGCAATTCTATACGGATCTGAATATTGACGGACGCTTTTTAATCTTGGGCGAAAACCGTTGGGGTCTGCGTGAGTGGTACCCGGTTGAGCAAATTGAAGAAGAATCGGCACCAACTGTTAAAGCGCGTAAAAAGAAAGCAAAAGTTGCTGACGATGAAGGCTTTGACGATTTAGATGAATTGGCATTAGAAGATGAGTTGGAATTTGAAGATTTCGGCGAAGACGATGACGATGATGACGATGACGATGAAGTGGTTAAATCGCCTATCGAAGTGCTTGATTTTGATGCGGATGACGACAAAGATGAAGACGACGTATTAGTTGAAGACTTGGATGGCAATATCATCGATGACGAAGATGACGACGAAGACGAAGACGACGAAGAAGATGACTTGAAGTAA
- the fsa gene encoding fructose-6-phosphate aldolase, producing MKFFIDTANFDEIKEAHAWGILSGVTTNPSLVAKEKNVSFHDRLKEIAALVDGSISGEVIALDAEGMIKEGRELADLAPNITVKLPMTPEGLKACSVLASEGKKVNVTLIFSANQALLAARAGAAYVSPFLGRLDDIGHNGMDLIATIAEMFAIHDISSEIIAASIRHPQHVTEAALNGAHIATMPIKVMHQMFKHPLTDQGIEAFLADWEKRSV from the coding sequence ATGAAATTTTTTATTGATACAGCAAACTTTGATGAAATTAAAGAAGCGCACGCTTGGGGGATTCTTTCAGGTGTAACTACAAATCCATCATTGGTGGCAAAAGAAAAAAATGTCTCATTCCATGATCGCTTAAAAGAAATCGCAGCGCTTGTTGATGGTTCAATTAGCGGAGAAGTTATTGCACTTGATGCAGAAGGCATGATCAAAGAAGGCCGTGAGCTTGCGGATCTTGCTCCAAACATCACAGTGAAATTACCAATGACACCAGAAGGCTTAAAAGCTTGTTCTGTTCTTGCTTCAGAAGGTAAAAAAGTAAACGTTACGTTGATCTTCAGCGCTAACCAAGCATTGCTTGCAGCACGTGCAGGAGCGGCTTACGTTTCTCCATTCCTTGGACGTCTTGATGATATCGGACATAACGGCATGGACTTAATCGCAACAATCGCAGAAATGTTTGCAATCCACGACATTTCTTCAGAAATTATTGCAGCATCTATCCGTCACCCACAGCACGTTACAGAAGCTGCTTTGAACGGTGCACATATCGCTACAATGCCGATTAAAGTTATGCACCAAATGTTCAAGCACCCATTAACAGATCAAGGAATTGAAGCGTTCCTTGCAGATTGGGAAAAGCGTTCAGTTTAA
- a CDS encoding class II fructose-bisphosphate aldolase, with product MPLVSMKEMMIKGKEEGYAIGQFNLNNLEFTQAILQAAQEQNSPVICGVSEGAARYMGGFTTVVNMVKGLMHDYKITVPVAIHLDHGSSFEKCKEAIDAGFTSVMIDASHHSFEENIEITKQVVEYARQNNVSVEAELGTVGGQEDDIIADGVIYADPQECKQMVDQTGIDCLAPALGSVHGPYKGEPNLGFKEMEEISQLCDVPLVLHGGTGIPLKDIQRAVSLGTSKINVNTESQITSAQAVREALNNDPDVYDPRKYMGPAREAIKKTVMGKMSEFGSSQKA from the coding sequence ATGCCGTTAGTTTCTATGAAAGAAATGATGATAAAAGGTAAAGAAGAAGGATACGCAATTGGTCAATTCAATTTAAATAATTTAGAGTTCACACAGGCTATTCTTCAAGCCGCACAAGAGCAAAACTCTCCAGTTATTTGTGGAGTTTCTGAAGGTGCTGCTCGTTACATGGGTGGATTCACAACAGTTGTTAATATGGTTAAAGGATTAATGCATGACTATAAAATTACAGTTCCCGTGGCAATTCATTTAGATCACGGTTCGAGCTTTGAAAAATGTAAAGAAGCGATTGATGCAGGATTCACATCAGTTATGATTGATGCTTCTCATCACTCGTTCGAAGAAAACATTGAAATCACAAAACAAGTGGTAGAATATGCTCGCCAAAATAATGTTTCTGTTGAAGCTGAATTAGGAACTGTTGGTGGACAAGAAGACGATATTATTGCGGACGGCGTTATTTATGCTGATCCACAAGAGTGCAAGCAAATGGTTGACCAAACGGGTATTGATTGCCTAGCGCCTGCTCTGGGTTCTGTTCATGGTCCTTACAAAGGAGAACCGAATCTAGGATTTAAAGAAATGGAAGAAATTTCACAGCTATGTGACGTGCCACTTGTCTTACACGGTGGAACAGGAATTCCGTTAAAAGATATTCAACGTGCTGTATCTCTCGGTACATCAAAAATTAACGTGAATACAGAAAGCCAAATTACATCAGCTCAAGCAGTTCGCGAAGCATTAAACAACGATCCGGATGTTTACGATCCACGTAAATACATGGGACCAGCTCGCGAAGCCATTAAAAAGACGGTAATGGGTAAAATGAGTGAGTTTGGAAGTTCTCAAAAAGCATAA
- a CDS encoding UDP-N-acetylglucosamine 1-carboxyvinyltransferase — translation MDVYKIKGGNRLSGTIKVNGAKNSAVALIPASILANSPVSIEGLPGISDAWTLKSILEEIGGEVTFEDGTMNIDPTKMIDMPLPNGNVKKLRASYYMMGAMLGRFKHAAIGLPGGCFLGPRPIDQHIKGFEALGAKVTNEHGAIYLRADELRGAKIYLDVVSVGATINIMLAAVMAKGQTTIENAAKEPEIIDVATLLTNMGAKIKGAGTDVIRIDGVEELHGTNHTIIPDRIEAGTFMIMAAAVGDGVTIDNVIPFHMEALTAKLREMGVDVQEGEESIYIPKSNQLNAIDVKTLVYPGFPTDLQQPFSVLMTQAHGSSMITDTIYSARFKHIDELRRMNASGRVEGRAAIVTGPTPLTSATVVASDLRAGAALVIAGLLAEGETEIREIYHIERGYSSIIEKLQGLGADIRRETIDPVTSMKSDLSQDAN, via the coding sequence ATGGATGTTTATAAAATAAAGGGCGGCAACCGCCTTTCCGGAACAATTAAAGTAAATGGTGCTAAAAATAGTGCGGTTGCTTTGATTCCTGCATCGATTTTGGCGAATTCGCCTGTATCAATTGAAGGATTGCCGGGAATTTCTGATGCATGGACACTGAAAAGTATTTTGGAAGAAATCGGTGGAGAAGTAACGTTTGAAGATGGAACGATGAATATTGATCCAACGAAAATGATCGATATGCCATTACCAAACGGCAACGTCAAAAAATTGCGAGCATCTTACTACATGATGGGCGCGATGCTTGGACGTTTTAAACATGCTGCAATCGGTCTTCCGGGCGGCTGTTTCTTAGGGCCTCGTCCAATCGACCAACATATTAAAGGCTTTGAAGCGCTTGGGGCCAAAGTAACAAACGAACATGGCGCAATTTATTTGCGTGCCGATGAACTTCGCGGAGCTAAAATTTACCTAGATGTAGTTAGTGTTGGAGCAACCATCAATATTATGTTGGCAGCTGTTATGGCAAAAGGTCAGACAACGATCGAAAATGCTGCAAAAGAGCCAGAAATTATTGATGTAGCAACTTTATTGACGAATATGGGTGCGAAAATCAAAGGCGCTGGAACGGATGTTATCCGAATCGACGGAGTTGAAGAATTGCATGGCACAAATCATACCATCATTCCTGACCGTATCGAAGCTGGAACATTTATGATTATGGCAGCTGCTGTAGGCGACGGCGTAACAATTGATAACGTTATTCCATTCCATATGGAAGCGTTGACTGCTAAATTACGTGAAATGGGCGTTGATGTGCAAGAAGGCGAAGAATCGATTTATATTCCAAAGTCGAATCAACTGAATGCAATTGATGTGAAGACATTGGTTTATCCTGGATTCCCAACCGATCTGCAACAACCGTTTTCTGTCTTAATGACTCAAGCTCATGGATCTTCTATGATTACGGATACGATTTATTCAGCTCGCTTTAAGCATATTGACGAACTTCGTCGGATGAATGCAAGTGGCCGTGTCGAAGGAAGAGCGGCGATTGTGACAGGTCCAACCCCGTTGACATCTGCAACCGTAGTAGCATCTGACTTACGTGCAGGAGCAGCTCTAGTGATTGCTGGTTTACTTGCAGAAGGTGAAACTGAAATTCGTGAAATTTATCATATCGAACGAGGCTATTCATCTATTATTGAAAAATTACAAGGTTTAGGTGCTGATATACGGAGAGAAACAATTGATCCGGTAACTAGCATGAAGTCTGACCTTAGCCAAGACGCGAATTGA